The Bosea sp. 685 DNA window CATCAACAAGGCGTTGGCGGATCTCTGGGAAACCGGGACAACCGCCAAGATCGACGCCAAACAGCACAAGCGCATTCTGCGCCGTCTAGATACCTTGGAAGCAGCTGCCAAGCCCGAGGATATGAATCTGTCCGGTTATGACTTCCACTCCCTCAAGGGCTTTGATCCAACGCGCTACACCGTCCACATAAATGGGCCATGGTGCATCACATTCGAATTCAAAGATGGAGACGCCTACCGAGTCGACTTCGAACAATACCACTGACCAAGTCTCTGCCAGGAGTATCATTATGAATAACGACATCGTCGCCAAGCGTGACACCAACCGCTGCCCTTCCCATCCGGGGGCTGTTCTGGACGACATCATCCAGGACGTCGGGAAGAGCAAGACCGAGATTGCGAAGGCTCTCGGCATCTCTCGCCAGCACCTCTACGACCTCCTGGAAGAGAAGAAGCCTCTCTCGCCTCCGATGGCTGCGCGGGTTGCAAAGGCTTTTGGGGGGAGCATTGGCCTCTGGCTCCGCATTCAGGCTGCCTATGATGCCTGGCATGCGGAGCGTGAGGTTGACGTATCATCTATCTCGCGTCTTCAGGTCGCTTAGACTGTTGGCCCGCTGACCGTACACGTCCCTATCCCGTCCGGTGGACCCTAATTGCACCGTAGCCGCTATCTTTTCCCCAGGAGGG harbors:
- a CDS encoding HigA family addiction module antitoxin, coding for MNNDIVAKRDTNRCPSHPGAVLDDIIQDVGKSKTEIAKALGISRQHLYDLLEEKKPLSPPMAARVAKAFGGSIGLWLRIQAAYDAWHAEREVDVSSISRLQVA
- a CDS encoding type II toxin-antitoxin system RelE/ParE family toxin, yielding MIKTFINKALADLWETGTTAKIDAKQHKRILRRLDTLEAAAKPEDMNLSGYDFHSLKGFDPTRYTVHINGPWCITFEFKDGDAYRVDFEQYH